One stretch of Lysobacterales bacterium DNA includes these proteins:
- a CDS encoding TMEM165/GDT1 family protein, with protein MFWQTFLTVALSVFVAEIGDKTQLATMLFAADGMRSKWAVFAGSSVALVTAAGIGVLVGAQLERFASPVTLKTIAGIGFIAIGAWTLATRSS; from the coding sequence GTGTTCTGGCAGACCTTCCTGACCGTTGCGCTCTCGGTGTTCGTGGCCGAGATCGGCGACAAGACGCAACTGGCGACGATGCTGTTCGCTGCCGACGGCATGCGCTCCAAATGGGCCGTGTTCGCCGGCTCCTCGGTGGCGCTGGTCACCGCTGCCGGCATCGGCGTGTTGGTTGGCGCGCAACTCGAGCGCTTTGCCTCGCCGGTGACCCTGAAGACCATCGCCGGCATCGGCTTCATCGCCATCGGTGCATGGACACTCGCGACCCGGAGTAGTTGA
- a CDS encoding nucleoside deaminase, protein MIRAQVQLALPDWVSTEIDALAIHADDASRMRFVAALARRNVELETGGPFGAAVFDGDGRIVSVGVNRVMPQNCSLAHAEIMAFMTAQQRLQRYRMNETGERYALVTSAQPCCQCYGASFWAGIDELQIGARAEDVMELTEFDEGPLPQDWVGELQRRGIAVRRDILRDECRDVLAFYRDSGGALLKNGVRFHFDERASFRAESRTENGI, encoded by the coding sequence ATGATCCGCGCACAAGTCCAGCTGGCCCTGCCCGACTGGGTGTCGACCGAAATCGACGCACTCGCGATCCATGCCGACGATGCCTCGCGCATGCGCTTCGTCGCCGCGCTGGCGCGGCGCAATGTTGAACTGGAAACCGGCGGCCCGTTCGGCGCGGCCGTTTTCGACGGCGACGGGCGCATCGTCAGCGTCGGCGTGAATCGCGTCATGCCGCAAAACTGCTCGCTCGCGCACGCCGAGATCATGGCCTTCATGACCGCGCAGCAGCGCCTGCAACGATACCGAATGAACGAAACCGGCGAACGCTATGCGCTGGTGACTTCGGCGCAGCCGTGCTGCCAATGCTATGGCGCCAGCTTCTGGGCCGGCATCGACGAACTGCAGATCGGCGCGCGCGCCGAGGACGTGATGGAACTCACCGAGTTCGACGAAGGCCCGCTGCCGCAGGATTGGGTCGGAGAACTGCAACGCCGCGGCATCGCCGTGCGACGCGACATCCTGCGCGACGAATGCCGCGACGTGCTCGCGTTCTACCGCGACAGCGGCGGCGCGCTATTGAAAAACGGAGTCAGATTCCATTTCGATGAACGCGCATCCTTCCGAGCCGAGTCCAGGACCGAAAATGGAATCTGA
- the rlmM gene encoding 23S rRNA (cytidine(2498)-2'-O)-methyltransferase RlmM: protein MESDPVFPRLLALTRAGFEPECAQELEQELATRGGAGYAQTSRDSGFVILHVQAAALRKITVRELIFARQLLPIRASFEQLDAKDRVGPILAELKASGVMLSDVWVETADSPAGEQMRAFARSFESAMATALKREKRIDARSAHRLHLFAHSGTHIDVSIATHAETAPWKGGIPRLRFPSESPSRSTLKLEEAFLVLLDEDERARWLQAGMTAVDLGACPGGWSYQFTRRAMRVIAVDNGAMADSLMATGLVDHVRADGFRFQPQKPIEWMVCDMVEQPIKVAERMATWLREGWCRRSIFNLKLPMKKRWPEVQRCFAAMRASAPFDLDLRAKQLYHDREEITVFATRA from the coding sequence ATGGAATCTGACCCCGTTTTTCCACGTCTGCTCGCCCTCACCCGCGCCGGCTTCGAGCCCGAATGCGCGCAGGAACTGGAACAGGAACTGGCGACACGCGGTGGCGCCGGCTATGCGCAGACAAGCCGCGACAGCGGTTTCGTGATCCTCCACGTCCAGGCCGCAGCGCTGCGCAAGATCACGGTGCGCGAGTTGATCTTCGCACGCCAGCTGCTACCGATCCGAGCCTCGTTTGAGCAACTCGATGCGAAAGACCGCGTCGGCCCGATCCTCGCCGAGCTGAAGGCTTCAGGCGTGATGCTGAGCGATGTCTGGGTCGAGACCGCGGACAGCCCGGCCGGTGAACAGATGCGCGCCTTCGCCCGCAGTTTCGAGTCGGCGATGGCGACCGCGCTCAAGCGCGAGAAGCGAATTGATGCGCGCAGCGCGCATCGCCTGCACCTGTTCGCCCACAGCGGCACGCACATCGACGTGTCGATCGCGACGCATGCCGAAACGGCGCCATGGAAGGGTGGCATTCCACGCCTGCGTTTTCCGTCCGAGTCGCCCAGTCGCTCCACGCTCAAGCTCGAAGAGGCCTTCCTGGTGCTGCTCGATGAGGATGAGCGCGCGCGCTGGCTGCAGGCCGGCATGACCGCGGTCGATCTCGGCGCCTGCCCAGGCGGCTGGAGCTACCAGTTCACCCGGCGCGCGATGCGCGTCATCGCGGTCGACAACGGCGCCATGGCCGACTCGCTGATGGCCACTGGTCTGGTCGATCATGTGCGCGCCGACGGCTTCCGCTTCCAGCCGCAGAAGCCGATCGAATGGATGGTCTGCGACATGGTCGAGCAACCGATCAAGGTCGCCGAGCGCATGGCCACCTGGCTGCGCGAGGGCTGGTGCCGACGCTCCATCTTCAACCTCAAGCTGCCGATGAAAAAACGCTGGCCCGAGGTGCAACGCTGCTTCGCGGCGATGCGCGCATCCGCCCCCTTCGACCTCGACCTGCGCGCCAAGCAGCTCTACCACGACCGCGAAGAGATCACGGTGTTCGCCACCCGCGCCTGA